In the genome of Firmicutes bacterium HGW-Firmicutes-1, one region contains:
- a CDS encoding iron ABC transporter substrate-binding protein gives MKNAIFVIICCIILAVIVVILAPKGKLIAQINKEETNSNTLVIYSPLNEEIIIPIVKEFQETTGIQITYLSAGTVDLLTLLERKGDKPLMDVLWGSSKEFIDSKLEYFQPYQTSYDSKIHKGFKHDRNDWNGFNLLPIVLMYNKKLVSPEEAPKSWEDLLDPKWKGKMVYTDPNNSGSSFMILSTLLSLGKEGNEYNWGNVRKFLNNVDGKIMAKSSEVYNGIANGDFALGLTMEEAAVRLIRNGADVEMVYLEEGTPVITDVIVLMKDAQNLENAKIFIDFVLSDHVQKYMVDYFYLRSIRTDITPPEGLISIEDLNILDSNSADIYRNKDEILHTFDQLLSK, from the coding sequence ATGAAAAATGCTATATTTGTTATTATATGCTGTATTATTTTAGCTGTAATCGTTGTAATTCTCGCTCCAAAGGGAAAGCTCATTGCTCAAATTAATAAAGAGGAAACAAATTCAAATACTTTAGTTATATACAGTCCACTGAATGAAGAAATCATCATACCGATTGTAAAAGAATTTCAAGAAACAACAGGAATACAAATAACCTACTTGTCGGCTGGTACAGTTGATTTGCTTACTCTTTTGGAGCGTAAGGGTGACAAACCATTAATGGATGTCCTCTGGGGAAGTAGTAAAGAATTCATAGATTCAAAATTGGAGTATTTTCAACCTTATCAAACCTCCTATGACAGCAAAATTCACAAGGGATTTAAACATGATAGAAATGATTGGAACGGATTTAATCTTTTGCCAATTGTTTTAATGTATAATAAAAAGTTAGTCTCTCCGGAAGAGGCTCCAAAATCATGGGAAGATTTACTGGATCCAAAATGGAAAGGAAAGATGGTATATACTGATCCAAATAATTCGGGGTCCTCATTTATGATTTTGTCTACATTACTATCACTAGGTAAAGAAGGTAATGAGTATAATTGGGGTAATGTCCGTAAATTTTTAAATAATGTTGATGGTAAAATTATGGCTAAGTCTTCTGAAGTATACAATGGAATAGCGAATGGTGATTTTGCATTGGGATTAACAATGGAGGAGGCGGCAGTAAGACTAATTAGAAATGGTGCTGATGTGGAGATGGTGTATCTTGAGGAAGGGACACCTGTGATTACCGATGTAATTGTCCTGATGAAAGATGCACAAAATTTGGAAAATGCAAAAATATTTATTGATTTTGTATTAAGTGATCATGTGCAAAAATATATGGTGGATTATTTTTATCTTCGCTCTATTAGAACAGATATTACCCCTCCAGAAGGGTTGATTAGCATAGAGGATTTGAATATTCTTGATTCTAATAGCGCGGATATTTATAGGAACAAAGACGAAATTTTACATACTTTTGACCAGCTCCTTTCAAAATAA
- a CDS encoding DNA-binding response regulator encodes MIKVVVVEDEEFIRRGMILTTPWEEFDCEVIGEARNGIEGINLIKKLNPDIVITDVRMPIMDGIMMINELTNFVEAEYIIVSGFDDFKYAQQAIKLGVKDYLLKPIDDTEFYNTLRKIIEVVKGKQDHTNTADHYSQISNCKLQFFKEYEFELHYDSRKKYVFEAVEYIKTNYYREITLRDAADSLYISESYLSRLFKTHTSYTFIEYLTSYRIKMAISLLKDHRIKVYEVSDKVGYKDSKYFSVIFKKYIGVTPLEFKYSVSH; translated from the coding sequence ATGATTAAAGTTGTAGTTGTTGAAGATGAGGAATTTATTAGAAGAGGAATGATTTTGACAACACCTTGGGAAGAATTTGATTGTGAGGTAATCGGTGAAGCACGAAATGGTATTGAAGGTATCAATTTAATTAAGAAATTAAACCCAGATATAGTAATTACTGATGTTAGAATGCCGATTATGGACGGCATAATGATGATTAATGAACTAACAAATTTTGTAGAAGCTGAATATATTATTGTTTCAGGTTTTGACGATTTTAAATATGCACAGCAAGCCATTAAATTAGGTGTAAAAGATTATCTATTAAAACCCATTGACGATACAGAGTTTTATAATACGTTAAGAAAAATAATTGAGGTTGTAAAAGGAAAGCAAGATCATACCAACACCGCAGATCATTACTCTCAAATATCTAACTGCAAGCTCCAGTTCTTCAAGGAATACGAGTTCGAACTTCATTATGACAGCAGAAAAAAATACGTCTTTGAAGCAGTAGAATACATAAAAACAAATTATTACCGTGAAATTACATTAAGAGATGCCGCCGACAGTCTCTATATAAGTGAAAGCTATTTAAGCAGATTATTTAAAACACATACAAGCTACACCTTTATAGAATACTTAACAAGCTACAGAATTAAAATGGCCATCTCGCTATTAAAGGATCATAGAATAAAAGTATATGAAGTATCAGATAAAGTAGGATACAAGGATTCAAAATATTTCAGTGTTATATTCAAAAAATATATAGGAGTCACACCCTTAGAATTCAAATATAGTGTATCACATTAA
- a CDS encoding alkaline phosphatase, with product MKKRILASVMVIMLTITSMSIVFAQEENKEVVIKNVILLVPDGTRVDSITLARWYNGGEPLAMDEFACGLVRTYNSDSPIADSAPAGSAMATGFKSKTGFIGVLPDENTMPGLKPLAKGDERRPVASVLEAAQLANKSTGLVATSEVMHATPAAFSAHYPNRGAYDILSKHMVYNEVDVVFGGGYEFMIPEGRKDDANMVTVLESKGYEVLTTKEEFDSFKGEKAWGLFADASLPYDFDNDGSVPTLEAMTDKAIDILSKDKDGFFLMVEGSKVDWASHSNDPIGIISDLLAFDKACKVALDYAKTNKDTVVIIVPDHGNGGISIGASSLDKGYDKEPLSSFLEPLKAAKLTGEGIATKLNEDRSNIVEVMATYYGITDLTDEEIAIIKEAKLSAMNVAVGPMISERAHIGWTTKGHTGEDVVLFIYSPDQDRLTGVVENTDIALYMARKLGVNLADTTKELFVPARQGFEELGAKVAWSEPVKYNPIVTVTKGDDVLELLVHTNKAIYNGKEVVLDGVIVYNGISTYVPQDALDLFQVAK from the coding sequence ATGAAAAAACGTATTTTAGCATCAGTAATGGTAATTATGTTAACGATTACTTCTATGAGTATTGTATTTGCTCAAGAAGAAAACAAAGAAGTAGTAATTAAAAATGTTATTTTATTAGTACCAGATGGTACAAGAGTTGATTCAATAACGTTAGCAAGATGGTACAATGGTGGGGAACCGTTAGCAATGGATGAATTTGCTTGTGGACTTGTAAGAACCTATAATTCTGACTCTCCAATAGCGGACTCAGCTCCTGCAGGTAGTGCTATGGCAACAGGCTTTAAAAGTAAAACTGGATTTATAGGAGTTCTTCCAGATGAAAATACGATGCCTGGACTGAAACCTCTTGCAAAAGGTGATGAAAGAAGACCGGTTGCTTCCGTCTTAGAAGCGGCACAGTTAGCAAATAAATCAACAGGTTTGGTTGCAACCTCTGAAGTAATGCATGCTACACCAGCAGCATTTTCGGCACACTATCCTAATAGAGGTGCTTATGATATCTTAAGTAAGCATATGGTTTATAATGAAGTTGATGTAGTTTTTGGTGGTGGTTATGAATTTATGATACCTGAAGGTCGTAAAGATGATGCAAATATGGTAACAGTTCTAGAATCAAAGGGCTACGAAGTGTTAACAACAAAAGAAGAGTTTGATAGCTTTAAAGGCGAAAAGGCATGGGGTCTTTTTGCAGATGCTTCACTTCCATATGATTTTGACAATGACGGAAGTGTACCAACCTTAGAAGCAATGACTGACAAAGCAATCGATATATTAAGCAAAGATAAAGATGGATTTTTCTTAATGGTTGAAGGTAGCAAAGTGGACTGGGCTTCTCATTCGAATGATCCAATTGGAATTATTAGTGATTTACTTGCTTTTGATAAAGCTTGCAAAGTTGCACTTGATTATGCAAAAACAAATAAAGATACAGTTGTAATCATTGTACCTGACCATGGTAATGGTGGTATCAGTATTGGAGCTTCTAGTCTTGATAAAGGTTATGATAAAGAACCATTATCGAGTTTCCTTGAGCCTTTGAAAGCTGCAAAGCTTACAGGCGAAGGTATTGCAACAAAATTAAATGAAGATAGAAGTAATATTGTTGAAGTAATGGCAACATACTATGGAATCACTGATTTAACAGATGAGGAAATTGCAATCATAAAAGAAGCTAAGCTAAGCGCTATGAATGTTGCCGTAGGTCCAATGATAAGTGAAAGAGCTCATATTGGATGGACTACAAAAGGACATACTGGTGAAGATGTTGTACTTTTCATTTATTCGCCAGATCAAGACCGTTTAACGGGTGTTGTAGAAAACACAGACATCGCTTTATATATGGCTAGGAAATTAGGTGTTAATTTAGCTGATACAACCAAAGAGTTATTTGTACCTGCAAGACAAGGATTTGAAGAATTAGGTGCAAAGGTTGCTTGGAGTGAACCAGTTAAATACAATCCTATTGTTACAGTAACAAAAGGTGATGATGTTTTAGAACTCTTAGTACATACGAACAAAGCTATCTATAATGGAAAAGAAGTAGTGCTTGATGGCGTTATTGTATATAATGGAATTAGTACCTATGTTCCACAAGACGCATTAGATTTGTTTCAAGTAGCTAAATAA